A DNA window from Paraclostridium bifermentans contains the following coding sequences:
- a CDS encoding lactate utilization protein, protein MDKNLQWVCEKQIERTIKALESNNMNGYLVKSKEDLIKKIDELVEENSLVACGGSQTLFETGVIDYLRKGRYDFLDRYKEGLKPNDMKDIYRKSFFADAYFTSTNAITENGELYNVDGNGNRVAAMLYGPDKVIVICGKNKIVKDVDAAIERNEQFSAPANAKRLDTKTPCKASGYCMDCKSSDRICCEYTLIKRQRSQGRIHVIFIDENFGY, encoded by the coding sequence ATGGATAAAAATTTACAGTGGGTTTGTGAGAAACAAATTGAAAGAACTATTAAGGCGTTAGAAAGTAACAATATGAATGGATACCTAGTAAAATCTAAAGAAGATTTAATAAAAAAAATAGATGAGTTAGTAGAAGAGAACTCTTTAGTTGCATGTGGCGGTTCACAGACTTTATTCGAAACAGGAGTAATAGATTATTTAAGAAAAGGAAGATATGATTTTCTTGACAGATATAAAGAGGGCCTTAAGCCTAATGATATGAAAGACATATATAGAAAATCATTTTTTGCAGATGCATATTTTACAAGCACGAATGCTATAACAGAAAATGGAGAACTTTACAATGTTGATGGAAATGGAAATAGAGTAGCCGCAATGTTATATGGTCCAGACAAAGTTATTGTTATATGTGGGAAAAATAAAATTGTTAAAGATGTAGATGCTGCTATAGAAAGAAATGAACAGTTTTCTGCTCCTGCGAACGCTAAAAGATTAGATACTAAAACACCTTGCAAAGCTTCTGGTTATTGCATGGACTGTAAAAGTAGCGATAGAATATGCTGTGAATATACTTTGATAAAAAGACAAAGATCTCAAGGAAGAATACATGTTATTTTTATAGATGAGAATTTTGGATATTAA
- a CDS encoding pentapeptide repeat-containing protein: protein MGYINFKEEVYVTKNQLHKRKINNKNLFDSILRHKILPETYNPCKQYSFKVFNEEMFGKQGILDEDKFSTIENKDIICTKFIGCTFRNLNFKECRFVGCIFENCKFEDGGVSFENCSFFKEESQSKPSLNKYDNLSCHFINCDIYSKFLNCILSFAIFEKCKLNTSNFEQSAMDNIIIIDSYLDMIIFADCDLCGAKTISTYIKDLEFRDKFQTKLDEKSFFDKLPVKFKTRDEYEGLYMTYETLADKFKENSLNNNFGEYYYLCKNTQRKTLKIIPKIESYLYWLTCGYGERPEFAVYSSLVIMFIFAILYLFLGVEIDDKTIIYNMSTIKNLSISKFLKDLNETLSLSIGSFGGVGTINCKPTEISYILTNLEVLIGVIMMGLGIGTLTRKVVR, encoded by the coding sequence ATGGGATATATAAATTTTAAAGAAGAAGTTTATGTAACTAAAAATCAGTTACATAAAAGGAAGATAAACAATAAAAACTTATTTGATAGCATATTAAGGCATAAAATTTTACCTGAAACATATAATCCTTGCAAACAGTACAGTTTTAAAGTTTTTAATGAAGAAATGTTTGGCAAACAAGGAATTTTAGATGAAGATAAATTTTCTACAATAGAAAATAAAGATATTATATGTACAAAGTTTATTGGATGTACATTCAGAAACTTAAATTTTAAAGAATGTAGATTTGTGGGCTGTATATTTGAAAATTGCAAATTTGAAGATGGAGGAGTGAGTTTTGAAAATTGTAGTTTTTTTAAAGAAGAAAGCCAAAGTAAGCCATCTTTAAATAAGTATGACAATTTATCATGTCATTTTATAAACTGTGATATTTATTCGAAATTTTTAAATTGTATACTATCTTTTGCTATTTTTGAAAAATGTAAATTGAATACAAGTAATTTTGAACAAAGTGCAATGGACAATATTATAATTATAGATAGTTATTTGGATATGATAATTTTTGCTGATTGTGACTTATGTGGTGCCAAAACTATTTCAACATATATTAAAGATTTAGAGTTCAGAGATAAATTTCAAACTAAACTAGATGAAAAAAGCTTCTTTGATAAATTACCTGTTAAGTTTAAAACTAGGGACGAATATGAAGGTCTTTATATGACATATGAAACCTTAGCTGATAAATTTAAAGAGAACTCTTTAAATAATAACTTTGGAGAATATTATTATTTGTGTAAAAATACTCAAAGAAAAACTTTAAAAATAATACCTAAGATAGAATCATATTTATACTGGCTTACTTGTGGGTACGGTGAGAGACCTGAATTTGCAGTATATTCATCACTAGTTATTATGTTTATATTTGCAATTTTATATTTATTTTTAGGCGTAGAGATAGACGATAAAACTATTATATATAATATGAGCACTATAAAAAATTTATCTATATCTAAATTTTTAAAAGACCTAAATGAAACACTAAGTTTAAGTATAGGATCATTTGGAGGAGTAGGGACTATAAATTGCAAACCGACAGAAATTAGTTATATATTAACAAATCTAGAAGTACTAATCGGGGTTATAATGATGGGATTAGGAATAGGAACTTTAACTAGAAAAGTTGTTAGATAA
- a CDS encoding Na+/H+ antiporter NhaC family protein codes for MRNKKYFVVLLTLVLVVLLTPISFAQETDIAFQNASKFKFLTLIPPLVSILLAFITKNVVISLFIGILSGSFLLSLNSTNFILALPQSFIDFIYRALNSLADPWNAGIILQVLAIGGVIHLVAKMGGAKAIAISLADKAKSSKGTQIITWFLGLLVFFDDYANSLIVGPIMRPVSDKMNISRERLAFIIDATAAPIAGLAIISTWIGLEVGLINDAFSGIGLNNDAFGIFLQTIPYRFYNILILAFVIITIVLAKDFGPMRKAEIKAKQSDFNNLDTKHNDSIQSELEPKVGVKLSIWNAIIPIGTLIVTSLIFFYYSGYTSIVNGDNIELQNLMFKSPWSFLAIKEAFSSADASVVLFQSAIISSIVAILMAVSKKIFKVSEAIEIWIDGMKSLLMTAVILILAWSLSSVIKDLGTAKFLVTLLSGSMPAFLLPSVIFILGSIISFSTGTAYGTMGILMPLAIPLAHSINPEISFIVISTSAVLTGAIFGDHCSPISDTTILSSMGAGCNHIDHVKTQMPYALFVASITVLFGYIPAGLGISIYIVIPISILAIFIGVQLFGKKADEYEVCEIKETLI; via the coding sequence ATGAGAAACAAAAAATATTTTGTAGTTTTATTAACTTTAGTTTTAGTAGTTTTATTAACACCTATTTCATTTGCACAAGAAACGGATATAGCATTTCAAAACGCAAGTAAATTTAAATTTTTAACATTGATTCCACCACTAGTATCTATACTTTTAGCATTTATTACTAAAAATGTTGTAATATCCTTATTTATAGGTATATTATCTGGAAGCTTTTTACTTAGTTTAAATAGTACTAATTTTATTTTAGCTTTACCCCAAAGCTTCATAGATTTTATATATAGAGCGCTTAATTCACTTGCAGACCCATGGAATGCAGGTATAATACTCCAAGTTCTAGCTATTGGAGGGGTTATTCATTTAGTAGCAAAAATGGGAGGAGCTAAAGCAATAGCAATAAGCTTAGCGGACAAAGCTAAAAGTTCAAAAGGAACTCAAATTATAACATGGTTTTTGGGACTTTTAGTATTCTTTGATGATTATGCAAATTCATTGATAGTAGGGCCTATTATGAGACCAGTAAGCGACAAAATGAATATTTCTAGAGAAAGACTTGCTTTTATAATTGATGCAACAGCTGCACCTATTGCAGGACTTGCAATAATATCTACATGGATAGGATTAGAAGTTGGACTTATAAATGATGCTTTTTCAGGTATTGGGCTAAATAATGATGCTTTTGGGATATTCTTACAAACTATTCCCTATAGATTTTATAATATATTAATCTTAGCATTTGTAATTATAACTATTGTTTTAGCTAAGGATTTTGGTCCTATGAGAAAAGCTGAGATTAAAGCGAAACAATCTGATTTTAATAACTTAGATACAAAACATAACGATTCAATTCAATCAGAGTTAGAACCTAAAGTTGGAGTGAAACTGAGTATATGGAATGCAATTATTCCTATTGGAACTCTTATAGTTACATCATTAATATTTTTTTATTATAGTGGATACACATCAATAGTTAATGGGGATAATATTGAACTTCAAAATTTAATGTTTAAATCACCATGGTCATTTTTAGCTATAAAAGAAGCATTTAGCTCAGCAGATGCATCAGTAGTACTATTCCAATCAGCTATTATTTCAAGTATAGTCGCTATTTTAATGGCTGTTTCTAAAAAAATATTTAAAGTGTCTGAAGCTATAGAAATTTGGATAGATGGTATGAAAAGTTTGTTAATGACAGCTGTTATTTTAATTTTGGCATGGTCGTTAAGCTCAGTAATAAAAGATTTGGGGACAGCTAAATTTCTAGTTACATTACTGTCAGGATCTATGCCAGCATTTTTACTACCTAGCGTAATATTTATACTAGGCTCAATAATATCTTTTTCAACAGGGACAGCTTATGGAACTATGGGGATACTAATGCCACTTGCGATTCCTCTTGCACACTCTATAAATCCAGAAATATCATTTATAGTAATATCTACAAGTGCTGTGCTTACGGGTGCTATATTTGGTGATCATTGTTCACCTATATCAGACACAACTATCTTATCATCTATGGGAGCTGGATGTAATCATATAGACCATGTAAAAACGCAAATGCCATATGCTCTATTTGTAGCAAGCATAACTGTATTATTTGGATATATACCTGCAGGTCTAGGAATATCAATATATATAGTTATACCTATTTCGATATTAGCTATTTTTATAGGAGTACAACTATTTGGGAAAAAAGCAGATGAATATGAGGTTTGCGAAATAAAAGAAACTTTAATCTAA
- a CDS encoding ABC transporter ATP-binding protein — MKNYIKFENVKKTYTMGEVEINALDGVNFSIDKGELVIIVGASGAGKSTILNILGGMDSSTDGTVLVDSKNISNYSEKELTKYRRHDIGFVFQFYNLVQNLTAIENVELATQICKNPLNPKQVIESVGLNHRKDNFPSQLSGGEQQRVAIARALAKNPKLLLCDEPTGALDYNTGKSILKVLQDTNKTLGVTVIIITHNMAIAPMGDKVITVRNGKVHKVEKNEAPIPIERIEW, encoded by the coding sequence ATGAAAAACTACATAAAATTTGAAAATGTAAAAAAGACCTATACTATGGGTGAAGTTGAAATAAATGCATTAGATGGTGTGAATTTTTCAATTGATAAAGGTGAACTCGTAATAATTGTAGGTGCTAGTGGAGCAGGAAAAAGCACCATACTAAACATACTAGGAGGTATGGATTCATCAACAGATGGAACTGTACTTGTTGATTCGAAAAATATAAGTAATTATAGTGAAAAAGAATTAACAAAATATAGAAGACACGATATAGGATTTGTATTCCAATTTTATAATTTAGTTCAAAACTTAACTGCAATAGAAAATGTAGAATTAGCTACTCAAATTTGCAAGAACCCTTTAAACCCCAAGCAAGTTATAGAATCAGTAGGACTTAATCATAGAAAAGACAATTTTCCATCGCAATTATCTGGAGGAGAACAGCAAAGAGTTGCTATAGCTAGAGCTCTTGCTAAAAATCCTAAATTACTTTTATGTGATGAGCCAACTGGTGCGCTAGATTACAATACAGGTAAATCAATTCTTAAAGTACTCCAAGATACGAATAAAACACTTGGTGTTACTGTTATAATAATTACACATAACATGGCAATAGCTCCTATGGGAGATAAAGTAATTACTGTAAGAAATGGTAAGGTGCACAAAGTAGAAAAAAATGAAGCTCCTATTCCTATAGAAAGGATAGAGTGGTAA
- a CDS encoding ABC transporter permease, translating to MRNPLFKDTFREIKKSKGRFLSVFAIITLGVSFFTGIKVASPVMEVTADKYYDQNNLMDLTVVSTLGLTDKDINSISKVDGVSKVYPTYSKEVLTSIGTNQLVLKVHGLPEKSNREYINKINITEGRYPKSDGECLIENSQDIPLGSTIKIYGDNNEDLSRTLKHNEYKVVGKVETPYYIARAKGSSNIGSGTLNSFMMVLNNEFKLNNYTESYITVDGVKDLNSYSKEYENKVQNIEDKLVDLGKDRANLRYKEIINDANEKLSEGKSKLQEEKTNAYNELDKAKTKIENSRSKIKNSEQDLDKKENQVKSEISSAQKAISSASEKLSLSEIELNKQINAFNTSKDSAQQEINKSKDKLKEQEDEVNKLKDYIASIEQVLSNEYLDEEKRKELEFILEKSKQKLEVSEMALSQAREEITKQEQVFNDTQNKLTLAKTDIEKNKELINSQNNNLDTKKKEAESEFKNARYKLEQGKKELESGQAQYLKNKKEVEAKLQKAQDEIDREEKKIKDIKNGKWYILDRNTNYGFVDYKNSANSIESISKIFPVFFFSLAALICLTTMTRMVDEQRINIGTMKALGYGTGAIMLKYILYSLLASVLGSLLGNLIGLTVFPSVIYNAYASMTYTLPKVTLVFSVKLIILSTLIAVLTTTLASVYSCYKELKEVPSILMRPKAPKEGKRILLERISFLWNRLNFTQKVTCRNIFRYKKRFFMTVIGIAGCSALLLTGFGIKDSISSIVDNQYGQIIKYNLTLNYGKDVYNNSKNKEEKIIDNDDRINNYLNIKNKSYKVVNNSIEKDANIIVPENINEINKFINLKNRVSNEKYTLNNDGILITEKLAKLLKVKVGDSIILKNEDNKEFKVNVSGVVENYVGHYIYMSPKLYKSTFNETVSFNEVLVNTKNGISQEKLGKDMMNLDNINSATFNTSAKSSFSDMITNLNSVVILIIVSAGALAFIVLYNLTNVNISERIREIATIKVLGFYDNEVSSYVFRENIILTIIGTILGLILGVFLHRFIMTTAELEFVMFGREIKSISFILSGLLTFIFATLVNLCMYFKLKKVKMVESLKSVD from the coding sequence ATGAGAAATCCTTTATTTAAAGACACTTTTAGGGAGATAAAAAAATCTAAAGGTAGATTTTTATCTGTTTTTGCAATAATAACTTTAGGGGTTTCTTTTTTTACGGGAATAAAAGTTGCATCTCCTGTAATGGAAGTTACGGCAGACAAGTATTATGACCAAAATAATTTAATGGACTTAACTGTAGTTTCAACTTTAGGATTAACGGATAAAGATATTAATTCAATTTCTAAGGTAGACGGAGTTTCTAAGGTATATCCTACATATTCAAAAGAAGTTTTAACTAGCATAGGTACAAATCAATTAGTTTTAAAAGTTCATGGATTGCCAGAAAAAAGTAATCGTGAATATATAAATAAAATAAACATAACTGAAGGTAGATATCCAAAATCAGATGGTGAATGCTTAATTGAAAACTCTCAGGATATACCGTTGGGAAGTACTATAAAAATTTATGGAGATAATAACGAAGATTTAAGTAGAACCTTAAAACACAATGAATATAAAGTTGTTGGTAAAGTAGAGACTCCATACTATATAGCAAGAGCAAAAGGGAGTAGTAATATAGGTAGTGGAACTTTAAATAGTTTTATGATGGTTTTAAATAATGAATTTAAACTAAACAACTACACAGAGAGTTATATAACTGTAGATGGAGTAAAAGATTTAAATTCTTATTCAAAAGAATATGAAAACAAAGTTCAAAACATAGAAGACAAATTAGTTGATCTTGGAAAAGATCGAGCTAATTTAAGATATAAAGAAATAATCAATGATGCTAATGAAAAATTATCTGAAGGCAAGTCAAAGTTACAAGAAGAAAAAACTAATGCTTATAATGAGCTTGACAAAGCTAAAACTAAAATTGAAAACTCCAGGTCTAAAATAAAAAATAGTGAACAGGACCTTGATAAAAAAGAAAACCAAGTTAAAAGTGAAATTTCTTCTGCACAGAAAGCAATAAGTTCAGCTTCTGAAAAATTAAGTTTAAGCGAAATTGAATTAAATAAACAAATAAATGCTTTTAATACAAGTAAAGACTCTGCTCAGCAAGAAATAAACAAATCTAAGGATAAATTAAAAGAACAAGAAGATGAAGTTAATAAATTAAAAGATTACATAGCTAGTATAGAACAAGTTTTATCTAATGAATACTTAGATGAAGAAAAGAGAAAAGAACTTGAATTTATTTTAGAAAAAAGCAAACAAAAACTTGAAGTATCTGAGATGGCTTTATCGCAGGCAAGAGAAGAGATAACAAAACAAGAACAAGTTTTTAACGATACTCAAAATAAATTGACATTAGCCAAAACGGATATAGAAAAAAACAAAGAATTAATAAATAGTCAAAACAATAATCTTGACACAAAGAAAAAAGAAGCTGAATCAGAATTTAAAAATGCTAGATATAAACTAGAACAAGGCAAAAAAGAACTTGAAAGCGGACAAGCTCAATATTTGAAAAATAAAAAAGAAGTAGAAGCTAAGTTGCAAAAAGCTCAGGATGAAATTGATAGAGAAGAGAAAAAAATTAAAGATATAAAAAATGGTAAGTGGTATATTTTAGATAGAAATACCAACTATGGGTTTGTTGATTACAAAAACTCTGCTAATAGTATAGAGTCTATTTCTAAAATATTCCCTGTGTTTTTCTTTTCATTAGCAGCTTTAATTTGTTTAACTACTATGACTAGAATGGTTGATGAACAAAGAATAAATATTGGAACTATGAAAGCTTTAGGATATGGTACTGGAGCTATAATGTTAAAATACATACTATATTCATTATTAGCGAGCGTTTTGGGAAGCCTCTTAGGTAATTTAATAGGACTTACTGTATTCCCTTCTGTCATATATAATGCGTATGCTAGCATGACATATACGCTTCCTAAAGTTACCCTAGTCTTTAGTGTAAAATTAATTATATTATCTACATTAATAGCAGTTTTAACAACTACATTAGCTTCAGTATATTCTTGCTATAAAGAGTTAAAAGAAGTTCCATCTATACTTATGAGACCTAAAGCTCCTAAGGAAGGAAAAAGAATATTACTTGAAAGAATAAGTTTCCTTTGGAATAGATTAAACTTTACACAAAAGGTAACATGTAGAAATATATTTAGGTACAAGAAAAGATTTTTTATGACTGTAATAGGAATAGCTGGATGCAGTGCTCTTTTATTAACTGGATTTGGTATAAAAGATTCTATATCATCAATAGTAGACAACCAGTATGGTCAGATAATAAAATACAATTTAACTTTAAACTATGGTAAAGATGTTTATAATAACTCTAAAAATAAAGAAGAAAAAATTATAGATAATGATGATCGAATAAATAATTATTTAAATATAAAAAATAAAAGTTATAAGGTTGTCAATAATTCGATAGAGAAAGATGCAAATATTATAGTTCCTGAAAATATTAATGAGATAAATAAATTTATAAACTTAAAAAATAGGGTAAGTAATGAAAAGTATACTTTAAATAATGATGGAATTTTAATAACTGAAAAATTAGCTAAATTATTAAAAGTTAAAGTTGGAGATTCAATAATTTTAAAAAATGAAGATAATAAAGAGTTTAAAGTAAATGTTTCTGGAGTAGTGGAAAACTATGTAGGTCATTATATATATATGAGTCCTAAATTGTATAAAAGCACCTTTAATGAGACTGTTAGTTTTAATGAAGTATTAGTTAACACAAAAAATGGTATTTCTCAAGAGAAATTAGGCAAAGATATGATGAATTTAGATAATATAAACTCAGCTACATTTAATACAAGTGCAAAAAGTTCTTTTTCTGATATGATAACTAATTTAAATAGTGTGGTTATACTTATAATAGTATCTGCAGGAGCTCTCGCATTTATTGTTTTGTATAATCTTACAAATGTTAATATAAGCGAGAGAATAAGGGAAATAGCAACTATAAAGGTCTTAGGATTTTATGATAATGAAGTATCTTCATATGTATTTAGAGAAAATATAATTTTAACTATAATAGGAACAATTCTAGGATTGATTTTAGGTGTATTTTTACATAGATTTATCATGACTACTGCTGAACTTGAATTCGTTATGTTTGGTAGGGAAATAAAATCTATAAGTTTTATATTATCTGGATTGCTTACATTTATATTTGCTACATTAGTAAATCTTTGTATGTACTTTAAACTAAAGAAAGTTAAAATGGTTGAATCTTTAAAATCTGTAGATTAA
- the sfsA gene encoding DNA/RNA nuclease SfsA produces the protein MIYDNIVKATFIKRPNRFIAHCIVDGKEEIVHVKNTGRCKELLIEGCTVYLQEHDNPNRKTKYSLISVVKGNRLINMDSQVPNKIAYEALLNKKIVLPGLDEEIITIKPEKTYKSSRFDIYIETKSKKAFVEIKGVTLEEDGVVLFPDAKTERGVKHVGELIEASKDGYVSYILFVVQMDNVKYFTPNIKMHQEFGDVLKKANLNGVNIISYDCNVSENSISINEKVKVIL, from the coding sequence ATGATTTATGATAATATTGTAAAAGCTACATTTATAAAACGACCAAATAGATTTATAGCACATTGTATTGTAGATGGAAAAGAAGAAATTGTTCATGTAAAAAATACCGGAAGATGTAAAGAACTTCTTATTGAAGGTTGTACTGTATATTTACAAGAACATGACAATCCAAATAGAAAAACTAAGTATTCACTTATAAGTGTTGTAAAAGGAAATAGATTAATAAATATGGATTCTCAAGTTCCAAATAAAATAGCTTATGAAGCTTTACTAAATAAAAAAATAGTTCTTCCTGGACTAGATGAGGAGATAATAACTATAAAGCCTGAAAAAACATATAAATCATCTAGATTTGACATCTATATAGAAACAAAATCAAAAAAAGCTTTTGTTGAGATTAAAGGAGTTACTCTAGAAGAGGATGGCGTGGTCTTATTTCCAGATGCGAAAACTGAGAGAGGCGTCAAGCATGTTGGAGAGCTTATAGAAGCATCTAAAGATGGTTATGTAAGTTATATATTATTTGTTGTACAAATGGATAATGTAAAGTATTTCACACCTAATATTAAAATGCATCAAGAGTTTGGAGATGTGTTAAAAAAAGCAAATTTAAATGGAGTTAATATAATTTCATACGATTGCAATGTAAGTGAAAATTCTATAAGTATAAACGAAAAGGTTAAAGTAATATTATAA
- a CDS encoding M42 family metallopeptidase — MSTQLDMFKELTEAKGIPGFEKDVRNLMKGYISEFVDEITTDNLGSLICKKVGNEDGPKVMLAGHMDEIGFLVTNIDDNGFITFQTLGGWSGKVMNSQKVIITTSTGNEYTGIINSINIKDVKTSIDKENMFIDIGVESKDEVEKLGIKQGDMITPYFKFEQMANTKYLLAKAWDDRVGCALCIDILKSLKNEDHKNIVYAVGTVQEEVGCRGAKTSSNIINPDIGFSLDVSIANDTVGCDTKLGDGKLGSGPQIHIFDGGLVGHVGLKNYLINLSEELNIPYQINALPFGGTDASQMHLAHNGAPCISIGIPTRYIHSHASIIHKDDYDNTVKMIIA, encoded by the coding sequence ATGAGTACACAGTTAGATATGTTTAAAGAATTAACAGAAGCTAAAGGAATTCCAGGATTCGAAAAAGATGTTAGAAATTTAATGAAAGGATATATATCTGAATTTGTAGATGAAATAACTACAGACAATTTAGGAAGTTTAATTTGTAAAAAGGTTGGGAATGAAGATGGCCCTAAAGTCATGCTAGCAGGGCATATGGATGAAATAGGTTTTTTAGTAACAAATATAGATGATAATGGATTTATAACTTTTCAAACATTAGGCGGTTGGAGTGGAAAGGTTATGAATAGCCAAAAGGTTATAATAACAACATCGACTGGAAATGAATATACAGGAATAATAAACTCAATAAATATCAAAGATGTTAAAACTTCTATAGATAAAGAAAATATGTTTATAGATATAGGGGTTGAATCAAAAGATGAAGTTGAAAAGCTAGGAATAAAACAAGGAGATATGATAACTCCATATTTTAAGTTTGAACAAATGGCAAATACTAAGTATCTACTTGCTAAAGCTTGGGATGATAGAGTTGGATGTGCGCTATGTATAGATATATTAAAAAGTTTAAAAAATGAAGATCATAAAAACATAGTATACGCAGTAGGCACTGTTCAAGAAGAAGTTGGATGTAGAGGAGCTAAAACTAGCTCTAATATAATAAATCCTGATATTGGATTTTCACTAGATGTAAGTATTGCCAATGACACTGTAGGATGCGATACTAAGTTAGGAGATGGTAAGCTTGGAAGCGGACCTCAAATACATATATTTGATGGAGGTTTAGTAGGTCATGTAGGTCTTAAAAACTATTTAATTAATTTATCTGAAGAACTTAATATTCCATATCAGATAAATGCACTTCCATTTGGAGGAACTGATGCTAGCCAGATGCACTTGGCCCATAATGGAGCTCCTTGTATAAGTATTGGTATTCCTACAAGATATATCCATTCTCATGCTAGTATAATTCATAAGGATGATTATGATAATACAGTTAAAATGATTATTGCATAA
- a CDS encoding site-specific integrase — MNEVKSAFIRKRNKNYNVYIEYVDSTGKTKQKSQGKYTIKKDAEKHLIELKNSLNNNKFVVSKDITFVDRCKEYMADELKGFSNNTLTVRDSMIKTTISPFFKDIKLKDITPAILQDYANTVFKKHTQASARHRLSFVKAVLNEAYRLKEINDNPTHFVKTPGKSLKSNRKVAQVYDRDEVKLIIRRIEGEQIELPILLMLTLGLRAGEAVALRWRDVDFENNIVHVRQNLVYTPGEPISFKSPKTEGSERSLSAPSELMDKLKNAKLKYDKYNAAGILEYEDLICLNSVLKPQVPRVLISNWYRFLDKNNIRRIRLHDLRHTHATMLLLAGTDMKTVSNRLGHTDIKITMNRYSHVLEEMDKKASENISDLMFK; from the coding sequence ATGAATGAGGTCAAGTCAGCATTTATAAGAAAACGTAATAAAAACTACAATGTTTATATAGAGTATGTAGATAGTACTGGAAAGACGAAGCAAAAAAGCCAAGGGAAATATACTATAAAAAAAGATGCTGAAAAACATCTTATAGAATTAAAAAATTCGCTAAATAATAATAAATTTGTTGTATCTAAAGATATAACATTTGTTGATAGATGCAAAGAGTATATGGCTGATGAATTAAAAGGTTTCTCTAATAATACTTTAACAGTAAGAGATAGTATGATAAAAACTACTATATCGCCTTTCTTTAAAGATATTAAGTTAAAAGATATAACTCCCGCTATACTTCAAGATTATGCTAATACAGTTTTTAAAAAGCACACACAAGCAAGTGCTAGACATAGGCTTAGTTTTGTGAAAGCAGTCTTAAACGAAGCTTACAGATTAAAAGAAATTAACGATAATCCAACTCACTTCGTAAAAACACCAGGTAAATCACTTAAGAGTAATAGAAAAGTTGCTCAAGTTTACGATAGAGATGAGGTTAAGCTTATAATACGTAGGATTGAAGGCGAACAAATAGAATTGCCAATATTATTAATGCTAACATTAGGCTTACGAGCTGGAGAAGCTGTTGCATTAAGATGGCGAGATGTAGATTTTGAAAATAATATAGTGCATGTAAGACAAAATTTAGTATATACTCCAGGAGAACCTATTTCATTTAAAAGTCCTAAAACAGAAGGTTCTGAAAGATCTCTATCTGCACCAAGTGAATTAATGGACAAGTTAAAAAATGCAAAGTTAAAATACGATAAGTATAATGCAGCTGGCATACTTGAATATGAAGATTTAATTTGTCTTAATTCTGTATTAAAACCTCAAGTGCCTAGAGTTTTAATAAGTAACTGGTATAGATTTTTAGACAAAAACAATATAAGAAGAATTAGACTTCATGATTTGAGACATACTCATGCTACAATGCTATTATTAGCTGGAACAGATATGAAAACGGTAAGTAATAGATTAGGGCATACTGATATAAAGATAACTATGAATAGATATTCTCACGTTTTAGAAGAAATGGATAAAAAAGCATCTGAAAATATATCTGATTTGATGTTTAAATAA
- a CDS encoding ImmA/IrrE family metallo-endopeptidase: protein MESKKIYDIVERIVDHFNTNDPEILCDELGLEIKNVNYGKAYFMGGNLNLVFINNGYSKLSRKIVLAHELGHFILHKGDNVNYFRSTQPTIDNSEKERQANLFAAYMLFSDQFLKIKFADMTNYLLESFFNDLTGELN from the coding sequence ATGGAGAGTAAAAAGATTTACGATATAGTAGAACGAATAGTTGATCATTTTAATACCAATGATCCTGAAATATTATGCGATGAATTAGGTTTGGAAATAAAAAATGTCAATTATGGAAAAGCCTATTTTATGGGTGGAAATTTAAATTTAGTTTTTATAAATAACGGTTACAGTAAATTATCTAGAAAAATTGTTTTAGCTCATGAGTTAGGCCATTTCATACTTCATAAAGGAGACAATGTTAATTACTTTAGAAGTACGCAACCAACTATTGATAATTCAGAGAAAGAAAGACAGGCTAATTTATTTGCAGCTTATATGTTGTTTAGCGATCAGTTTTTAAAGATAAAATTTGCAGATATGACAAATTATCTATTAGAATCATTCTTTAATGATTTAACAGGAGAATTAAACTAA